The DNA region GAAGAGTTGATTTGGTGCTATATTATGCTTTCTCGCAACTAAGGAAACAGAATTTCCCGGCTCATAGGTCTCTCGAATAATTGGTTCTTTTTCCCGAACCGACCACCTTCGTCTCCGCTAAACTGAGGTGATTACGTGAACCGTTTCATTACTACTAGTATTATTCATAGTATTACTCCTATCTCTAAGGAGCTAACTTTGGTGTACGGTTTTAAGTGGGGTAACTACAGAGGCTACTTGCGGGCCAAAATTTTCAGACTTTACCTGCGTCAAAAATATCTTCTTTTTATTTTTGAAATCACGATCTGCCGGTAGAAGAATATTGTCCAGATCCGATTCATATTGAGAAGTATTTCTCTGCACCCAGCCTAAAGTCATATCAGGGTAAATTTGTTTTAGTACAGGTTCAAGAGCGTAGAAAAAATCAACATACTCCGCTTCGGTTTCAAAGCGCGGAACTATACGAGAGTCTTGGCCGTCTTGTAGGTGCCAAGATTAATACAAAGTAAAGAACGCAAAAATAACCAGTGACTTCATCTTTCTGAACCAACTATTGATTCGTAATTGCAGCGACTCGGGCTAAAAGAAAAATTTCCAAAGCAAATATTACGGCTGCAATTCCAAATCTTTTTGCAGTCATCTTTTCGCTAACTACTTGCAAATCTAATATCTTGTCCCAGTAAGATTCCTTTCTCTTGATTGCTACGAGAGAATAGAGTAGAGTAAATAAACTTAACCCAGGTATCCATAGGCCATATCCAAAAAGCATCACCGCAAAAACTCTAACTACGGAAGTTGAATATTTAATTTTTTCTCCGTTTTTCCTTATAACTTTAATTCCTAGAAGGTATTTGCCGAAAGTAGACCCAAATTTCCAAATCAACAAAGATTCGAAAAGTGGCCATACCAAAAATATCGCTACGATTCCCGCAATTTTAAGCCGGTTTATCGGCGCATTATTTGTTCCGGAATAAATTAAATATACAATAA from Leptospira fletcheri includes:
- a CDS encoding RDD family protein, coding for MEEAERSGKVPFRRWFARFFDIFLYLPASNLIVYLIYSGTNNAPINRLKIAGIVAIFLVWPLFESLLIWKFGSTFGKYLLGIKVIRKNGEKIKYSTSVVRVFAVMLFGYGLWIPGLSLFTLLYSLVAIKRKESYWDKILDLQVVSEKMTAKRFGIAAVIFALEIFLLARVAAITNQ